Proteins from one Bartonella sp. HY328 genomic window:
- a CDS encoding RluA family pseudouridine synthase, with amino-acid sequence MQKLITEAETKSKRLDQWLATALAADFSRSRLQSLIQEGAVSVDGKVILEPKFKLNGEQTITLILPEPVDPEPQGEDIPLDILYEDEDLIVLNKPQGLVVHPGNGNWQGTMVNALVYHCGDSLSGIGGVKRPGIVHRLDKDTSGVMVVAKNDFAHKHLSAQFADHGRTGALERVYSAVVWDVPARNNGTIETFLGRSTRDRTRQAVVGESRSDARHAVTHYSVIEKFGAREDAGASASLIECRLETGRTHQIRVHMAHLGHSLLGDNEYGASFKTKANRLPDEVRAVVQAFPRQALHAGQLAFEHPKSGEVMHFEAPMPQDMAELVAALRTIKV; translated from the coding sequence ATGCAAAAACTTATAACAGAAGCGGAAACCAAGAGCAAAAGGCTTGACCAGTGGCTCGCAACCGCATTAGCGGCAGATTTTTCTAGAAGCCGTCTCCAAAGCCTCATCCAAGAAGGTGCTGTTTCTGTTGATGGCAAGGTTATTTTAGAACCCAAATTCAAATTAAATGGCGAACAAACAATTACGCTCATTTTGCCAGAACCAGTTGATCCAGAACCACAAGGCGAGGATATCCCTCTTGATATCCTTTATGAGGATGAAGATCTTATTGTACTTAATAAGCCACAAGGTCTTGTTGTCCATCCAGGTAACGGTAATTGGCAAGGCACCATGGTCAATGCCCTTGTCTATCACTGCGGCGATAGCCTATCAGGCATTGGCGGCGTTAAACGTCCAGGCATAGTGCATCGTCTTGATAAAGATACCAGCGGCGTGATGGTCGTTGCCAAGAATGATTTTGCCCATAAGCATTTAAGCGCACAATTTGCCGATCATGGTCGCACTGGCGCATTGGAGCGCGTTTATAGTGCTGTCGTATGGGATGTACCTGCGCGTAACAATGGCACAATAGAAACCTTTCTTGGGCGATCAACCCGTGACAGAACGCGCCAAGCCGTCGTTGGTGAAAGCCGCAGCGATGCCCGCCATGCTGTAACCCATTATAGCGTTATTGAAAAATTTGGGGCAAGAGAAGATGCAGGGGCCTCAGCAAGCCTTATTGAATGCCGGTTGGAAACGGGTAGAACGCACCAAATTCGCGTCCACATGGCGCATCTTGGTCATTCATTGCTTGGAGACAATGAATATGGCGCATCTTTTAAAACAAAAGCAAACCGCTTACCAGACGAGGTAAGAGCGGTTGTTCAAGCCTTCCCACGGCAAGCACTTCATGCTGGCCAATTGGCATTTGAACACCCCAAAAGTGGTGAAGTAATGCATTTTGAAGCACCCATGCCGCAAGATATGGCAGAATTAGTAGCAGCGTTACGCACGATCAAGGTATAA
- a CDS encoding LysR family transcriptional regulator, whose product MRITLRQIEYFIATAETGSISLASERVKVSSPSISTAIANLEEELQAKLFIRRHAQGLALTSAGKKALIQAKKIIDETEKLYNVTEDVTSQLRGQIAVGCMVTLAPMIMPALSKAFTEEYKAITLNQSVANHDVLLKGIQDGAIDVGLSYDSFVPDFFEFTPLADLPPHLIIAEGHNFADRSAVSLKEIADEPLLLLDLPHSREYFFSLFQQQGLSPNIAIRSPHQDVIRTMVANDYGYSIANVAPRSQIALDGKAIQYIPIADEVPVMKIGLFSLKSAQHTKAIKAFYEFCQAQISSNHIPGMVSQSV is encoded by the coding sequence ATGCGGATTACTTTAAGGCAAATTGAATATTTTATAGCGACTGCAGAAACAGGTAGCATCAGCCTTGCCTCCGAACGCGTTAAAGTCTCATCACCATCAATATCGACAGCGATTGCCAATCTTGAAGAAGAGCTGCAAGCCAAATTGTTTATCCGCCGCCATGCGCAGGGATTAGCACTTACTTCAGCGGGAAAAAAAGCACTTATACAAGCCAAGAAAATCATTGATGAAACCGAAAAGCTATATAATGTGACTGAAGATGTCACGAGTCAATTGCGCGGCCAAATTGCCGTTGGTTGCATGGTGACTCTTGCGCCGATGATCATGCCCGCATTATCAAAGGCTTTTACGGAAGAGTATAAAGCGATAACGCTTAATCAAAGTGTTGCCAATCATGATGTTTTATTGAAAGGCATTCAAGACGGCGCTATTGATGTTGGACTGAGTTATGATAGTTTTGTGCCAGATTTTTTTGAGTTTACACCGCTAGCTGATTTACCACCTCATCTTATCATTGCCGAGGGACATAATTTTGCAGATCGTAGTGCGGTATCGCTCAAAGAAATTGCGGATGAGCCTTTATTGCTTTTGGATTTGCCCCATAGTCGTGAATATTTTTTTAGTCTCTTTCAACAACAGGGCCTTAGCCCAAATATTGCTATTCGTTCGCCTCATCAAGATGTGATCCGTACCATGGTCGCTAATGATTATGGTTATTCAATTGCCAATGTTGCTCCGCGCTCGCAAATAGCACTTGATGGCAAAGCCATCCAATATATTCCTATCGCTGATGAAGTGCCAGTTATGAAAATTGGCCTTTTTAGTCTTAAAAGTGCCCAGCATACGAAGGCAATTAAAGCATTTTATGAGTTTTGTCAGGCGCAAATAAGCAGTAATCATATTCCGGGTATGGTGTCCCAATCCGTCTAA
- a CDS encoding M48 family metallopeptidase: MKSMFFKRKTIQEAYSDNFVLSDRTLPLKVIANSRAKRLTLRIESGGKGLKVTVPPRTSKKAVGEFLNRYKGWLETKLNHLPPPSLDEPMLKSGVKIPIFGKPHRICHLDGRGTTSLVTDSEADPQILVYGAEKHLPRRLKDFLIKQAELTITPLVAKYATEVGRKPKSIRFKDTTSRWGSCTSDGALSFSWRIMMAPHNVIDYLVAHEVSHLIEMNHSSDFWNLCEKLCPESKKCRAWLKRNGQMLHAIDFASN; this comes from the coding sequence ATGAAAAGCATGTTTTTTAAACGTAAAACCATTCAAGAAGCCTATAGCGATAATTTTGTTCTATCGGATAGGACTTTACCCTTAAAAGTTATAGCAAATAGCCGTGCTAAAAGATTGACCTTGCGCATTGAAAGTGGTGGCAAAGGCTTGAAGGTGACCGTGCCTCCACGCACCAGCAAAAAAGCAGTTGGCGAATTTTTAAACCGCTATAAGGGTTGGCTTGAGACGAAGCTCAACCATCTGCCACCACCAAGCCTTGATGAACCAATGCTTAAATCGGGGGTCAAGATTCCAATTTTTGGCAAACCCCACCGCATTTGTCATTTGGACGGGCGCGGCACAACAAGCTTGGTGACTGATAGCGAAGCCGACCCTCAAATTTTAGTTTATGGCGCAGAAAAGCATTTGCCAAGACGGCTAAAAGATTTTCTCATAAAACAAGCAGAATTGACGATCACGCCTTTGGTGGCAAAATATGCAACCGAAGTTGGGCGCAAACCAAAATCTATTCGTTTTAAAGATACAACGAGTCGTTGGGGATCATGTACTAGTGATGGGGCATTATCATTTTCATGGCGCATTATGATGGCGCCGCACAATGTCATTGATTATCTTGTTGCGCATGAAGTTTCTCATCTCATTGAAATGAATCACAGCAGTGATTTTTGGAACCTATGTGAAAAGCTTTGTCCCGAATCAAAAAAATGTCGAGCTTGGTTAAAACGCAATGGCCAAATGTTGCACGCAATTGATTTTGCTTCAAACTAA
- a CDS encoding outer membrane protein translates to MKIKYLLAASAAALIAATAANAADIVQPAPYEPAPVVTVPTFSWTGAYVGGQIGGSWSDSNVRTERNVGFLPLGYTKGTSWSPDGDGFVGGLYAGYNFEVGNNVVLGAETDFVWGDVKDSYSSIDRYAADSVYNYNTEGSIKQKWAGATRVRVGYAMDRFMPYVAGGVAYTKVETSGQNYLTSANPAAPTVQAGSVLGYNTSNTMTGWTIGAGVDYAVTDNVLVRLEYRYADYGDKTNTYTHTSGQTFKEKVDYKSNDVRVGVAYKF, encoded by the coding sequence ATGAAAATTAAGTATCTTTTAGCAGCATCAGCTGCAGCCCTTATCGCAGCAACAGCAGCAAACGCAGCTGACATCGTTCAGCCAGCTCCTTATGAGCCAGCTCCAGTTGTAACCGTTCCTACTTTTAGCTGGACCGGTGCATATGTTGGTGGTCAAATCGGTGGTTCATGGTCTGATTCAAATGTACGAACAGAACGTAACGTTGGCTTCCTACCACTAGGTTATACAAAAGGCACAAGCTGGAGCCCAGATGGTGATGGTTTTGTAGGCGGTCTATATGCTGGTTACAATTTTGAAGTTGGCAACAACGTAGTACTCGGTGCAGAAACCGATTTCGTATGGGGCGACGTAAAAGACAGCTATTCATCAATCGACCGTTATGCAGCTGATTCAGTATACAACTACAATACTGAAGGCAGCATCAAGCAAAAATGGGCCGGTGCAACTCGCGTTCGCGTAGGTTATGCAATGGATCGTTTTATGCCTTACGTAGCTGGTGGTGTTGCTTATACGAAAGTTGAGACTTCAGGTCAAAACTATTTGACAAGCGCAAATCCAGCAGCTCCTACAGTTCAAGCTGGTAGCGTTCTTGGTTACAATACTTCAAACACAATGACTGGTTGGACAATCGGCGCTGGTGTTGACTATGCTGTAACAGACAATGTTCTTGTACGTCTTGAATACCGCTATGCTGATTATGGTGATAAGACAAACACTTATACCCATACAAGCGGTCAAACATTCAAAGAAAAAGTTGACTACAAGTCAAACGACGTTCGCGTTGGTGTAGCTTACAAATTCTAA
- a CDS encoding cob(I)yrinic acid a,c-diamide adenosyltransferase, with protein MVKLNKIYTRTGDDGTTGLVDGSRLRKSNPRIEAYGTIDEANSAIGVARLYIEQGSMLDVMLLRIQNDFFDLGADLATPLRDDNVQDNHDLRIVAAQVSRIEQEIDILNQTLEPLRSFILPAGSHASAYLHLARTISRRAERDMVALQEIEPINLAALHYINRVSDLLFVAARYANSDKGGDILWVPGENR; from the coding sequence ATGGTTAAGCTAAACAAAATTTACACACGTACAGGTGATGATGGCACAACGGGCCTTGTTGATGGTTCGCGCTTGCGCAAATCTAATCCACGTATTGAAGCCTATGGTACTATTGATGAAGCAAATTCGGCCATTGGCGTTGCGCGGCTTTACATAGAGCAAGGCAGTATGCTTGATGTGATGCTGCTACGCATTCAAAATGATTTTTTTGATCTTGGTGCGGATCTGGCAACGCCATTGCGTGATGATAATGTTCAAGACAACCATGATTTGCGTATTGTTGCCGCGCAAGTCAGTCGTATTGAACAAGAGATTGATATTTTAAATCAGACATTGGAGCCGTTACGCTCTTTTATTTTGCCAGCCGGTAGCCATGCAAGCGCATATTTGCATCTTGCCCGCACGATTAGTCGGCGCGCCGAGCGTGATATGGTTGCGCTACAGGAAATCGAGCCGATTAATCTTGCGGCATTGCATTATATTAATCGCGTTTCTGATTTGCTTTTTGTAGCGGCACGCTATGCCAATAGCGATAAGGGCGGCGATATTTTATGGGTACCGGGGGAAAACCGTTAA
- a CDS encoding D-serine ammonia-lyase: MVVLEKNLEQWFKQYPLLKDMVDLHPTSWFNSACAPVSEALDDVGLVRSDIDEAAARLQRFSPFIAQAFPETTATNGIIESPLLRLTKIREIFNLKSDTPIIRNLWLKADNALPISGSVKARGGIYEVLKHAEDIALAAGLLALNDDYRLFGSPQIKELLKNRKITVGSTGNLGLSIGIISAKLGFQTYVHMSADAKQWKKDKLRANGVQVIEYQTDYGKAVEEGRRQANGDPNCYFIDDENSRNLFLGYSVAAQRLAKQFEDADIRVDAEHPLFVYLPCGVGGGPGGISFGLKCVFGDNVHCIFAEPTHSPAMFLGVYTGLHDKVSVQDFGIDNKTAADGLAVGRPSGFVGKAMQRLIDGYYTVEDKTLFSYLAQLYNSENIKLEPSAAAGFAGIPFVLQNKEYLERQKISQQDLQNATHLVWATGGAMVPDDEFQRYLAHANKNIL; this comes from the coding sequence ATGGTGGTTTTAGAAAAAAACCTTGAACAATGGTTTAAACAATATCCTTTATTGAAAGATATGGTGGATCTACACCCGACCAGTTGGTTTAATTCAGCCTGTGCGCCTGTTAGCGAGGCGCTTGATGATGTTGGGTTGGTAAGAAGTGATATTGATGAAGCAGCCGCGCGATTACAACGCTTTTCCCCTTTTATCGCCCAAGCATTTCCCGAAACAACCGCAACAAATGGTATTATCGAATCACCGCTTTTACGCCTTACAAAAATACGAGAGATTTTTAATTTAAAAAGCGATACTCCAATCATTCGAAATTTATGGCTTAAAGCTGATAATGCCTTGCCTATATCAGGGTCAGTCAAGGCGCGTGGCGGCATTTATGAGGTTTTAAAACATGCTGAAGATATTGCTCTTGCAGCGGGGCTTTTGGCCCTTAATGATGACTATCGTCTTTTCGGTAGCCCCCAAATCAAGGAGTTGTTAAAAAATCGCAAGATTACCGTTGGCTCCACGGGCAATCTTGGGCTATCTATTGGTATCATCAGTGCAAAACTTGGTTTTCAAACTTACGTCCACATGTCCGCTGATGCGAAGCAATGGAAAAAGGATAAATTACGCGCTAATGGTGTGCAGGTTATAGAATATCAAACCGATTATGGCAAAGCGGTGGAAGAAGGGCGTCGGCAGGCTAATGGCGACCCCAACTGTTATTTTATTGATGATGAAAATTCACGCAATTTATTTTTAGGCTATAGTGTGGCAGCACAACGTCTCGCCAAGCAATTTGAAGATGCCGATATTAGAGTAGATGCCGAGCACCCACTTTTTGTTTATTTACCCTGCGGTGTCGGTGGTGGCCCTGGTGGCATAAGCTTCGGCTTAAAATGCGTTTTTGGTGACAATGTTCATTGTATTTTTGCAGAGCCCACCCATTCTCCAGCCATGTTCCTTGGGGTTTATACCGGCCTTCATGACAAAGTTAGCGTTCAAGATTTCGGCATTGATAACAAAACTGCCGCAGATGGGCTTGCAGTTGGCAGGCCATCTGGCTTTGTCGGCAAAGCAATGCAAAGATTGATTGATGGTTATTATACGGTAGAGGACAAAACCCTCTTTAGCTATTTAGCTCAACTCTATAATAGTGAAAACATTAAGTTAGAACCATCGGCAGCGGCTGGCTTTGCCGGCATTCCATTTGTTTTGCAAAATAAGGAATATTTAGAGCGCCAAAAAATCTCACAGCAAGATTTGCAAAATGCTACTCACCTTGTTTGGGCAACAGGCGGCGCAATGGTCCCTGATGATGAATTCCAACGCTATTTGGCACATGCCAATAAAAATATTTTATGA
- a CDS encoding ferredoxin--NADP reductase: MNAPLGNVAEALQEEAAPSFPIPANVFAEKVTEVKHYTDRLFKFRITRPESFRFRSGEFIMIGLPNAEKPVFRAYSIASPFWDEEIEFFSIKVPGGPLTEHLQKIKVGDTVLMRKKPTGTLVLDALIPGKRLYLLSTGTGVAPFASLIRDPETYEKYEEVILIQTTRELAELDYARDLVKQVNDDPLIGEFANQLKFYPMTTREQSPHMGRITDTMLSGQFFKDTGLPAINIEEDRVMICGSMAMLKDCAAMCETFGLVEGANNAPATYVVERAFVD, encoded by the coding sequence ATGAATGCGCCGCTTGGTAATGTTGCTGAAGCCCTACAAGAAGAGGCTGCCCCATCTTTTCCTATTCCTGCCAATGTTTTTGCTGAAAAGGTGACAGAAGTTAAGCATTATACCGACCGCTTATTCAAATTTCGTATTACGCGGCCTGAAAGTTTCCGCTTCCGCTCAGGCGAATTCATTATGATAGGCTTGCCAAATGCTGAAAAACCTGTTTTTCGCGCATATTCTATTGCCAGCCCATTTTGGGACGAAGAAATTGAATTTTTCTCAATCAAGGTTCCTGGAGGCCCACTTACTGAGCATTTGCAAAAAATTAAAGTGGGTGACACGGTATTAATGCGCAAAAAGCCAACTGGTACTTTGGTGCTGGATGCGTTAATTCCTGGCAAGCGACTTTATCTTTTATCAACCGGTACCGGCGTTGCACCTTTTGCCAGCCTTATCCGTGATCCTGAAACCTATGAGAAATATGAAGAAGTGATTCTTATTCAGACAACCCGTGAATTAGCGGAGCTGGATTATGCCCGCGATTTGGTTAAACAAGTAAATGACGACCCACTCATTGGTGAATTCGCCAATCAATTGAAATTTTATCCTATGACCACCCGTGAGCAATCACCCCATATGGGCCGTATCACCGACACTATGCTTTCGGGACAATTTTTCAAAGATACTGGCTTGCCAGCGATTAACATAGAGGAAGACCGCGTGATGATTTGCGGCTCAATGGCAATGCTTAAGGATTGCGCGGCGATGTGCGAAACATTTGGTCTGGTGGAAGGTGCTAATAATGCACCAGCGACTTATGTGGTTGAGCGGGCTTTTGTCGATTAA
- a CDS encoding iron-containing alcohol dehydrogenase, with translation MLNNSITKVEWSIPTRILLGESRIGEIEAQLDYYGYKSPIIICDKLTAHSAIVRNLLRRLDRAHYSFGTYSEDIGYISDQCIEFADEIIVKGEFDCVVAVGSSRIIAFARLAASKIKKPVIAVTLTAGNTTEFSPYGFSYRVGEKYPVVTLHQMELPKLVLFDTALAGKQNKALLVDSALAILVHAIEAWCVGGYDPLADNLSFEATKTMFTQLPQLINNPANHETHAHLLSAAVMAGLAGTNRQGATAALARCLSFIYGVAYGKAAGLLLPHVLTYNLETLDPRLTDLANRLGIKGGSIGFAKALLKLRRIAGVPSKLTNLVGATKIKRKEKLLLEQMAVNHPLAHMSPVRFTQKAALTILNAAIAGKMKRE, from the coding sequence ATGTTGAATAATAGTATTACCAAGGTTGAATGGAGTATTCCAACTCGCATTTTGTTGGGCGAAAGTCGCATTGGTGAAATTGAGGCGCAACTTGATTATTATGGCTACAAAAGTCCTATTATTATTTGTGATAAGCTAACAGCTCATTCGGCTATTGTGAGGAATCTCTTGCGTAGGCTTGACCGCGCACATTATTCATTTGGTACCTACTCGGAAGATATAGGTTATATTAGTGATCAGTGCATCGAATTTGCCGATGAAATTATTGTCAAAGGTGAATTTGATTGTGTGGTGGCGGTTGGCTCGAGCCGCATCATTGCTTTTGCCCGCCTTGCTGCGAGTAAAATTAAAAAGCCCGTCATTGCTGTCACTTTGACCGCCGGTAATACAACCGAGTTTTCACCTTACGGTTTTTCCTATCGAGTGGGGGAAAAATATCCGGTTGTCACATTACATCAGATGGAATTACCCAAGCTAGTCCTGTTTGATACTGCCCTTGCCGGTAAACAGAATAAGGCTCTTTTAGTTGATTCCGCACTTGCTATTCTTGTCCATGCCATAGAAGCTTGGTGCGTTGGTGGTTATGATCCTTTGGCCGATAATTTGTCTTTTGAAGCTACAAAAACGATGTTTACGCAATTGCCGCAATTAATCAATAATCCTGCTAATCATGAAACCCATGCTCATTTATTAAGTGCCGCGGTGATGGCGGGTCTTGCTGGCACCAACAGACAAGGTGCAACAGCTGCTTTAGCTCGTTGTTTGAGTTTTATTTATGGTGTTGCTTACGGCAAAGCCGCAGGACTTTTGCTGCCCCATGTCCTGACCTATAATCTTGAGACCCTTGATCCGCGATTAACCGATCTTGCTAATCGCCTTGGCATTAAGGGCGGCTCTATCGGATTTGCAAAAGCTTTATTAAAACTACGTCGTATAGCAGGTGTACCAAGCAAGCTGACAAACTTGGTTGGTGCAACCAAAATAAAGCGTAAGGAAAAATTGTTGCTAGAGCAAATGGCGGTTAATCACCCTCTTGCCCATATGAGTCCTGTTCGCTTTACTCAAAAAGCAGCACTTACCATTCTTAATGCGGCAATTGCTGGAAAAATGAAGCGAGAGTAA
- a CDS encoding NAD(P)H-dependent flavin oxidoreductase: MPDKNCMRTDFPDKFKKIGRIKGTIMFKLQINSNDFRSTLIQAPMAGVSTPKLAAAVCNAGALGSLGIGNLKLEDAVSMIEETKALTDAPFNINFFCHEPSVTLDPQKDQHWRKVLNDRLFAGNPQLNKPLEAVYGSIKNDMRFAEAICDLHPKIVSFHFGIPNPNILDIFRKTGATLLASATNLTEADFIAKNGFDGIIAQGYEAGGHRGIFNPDDVDGQSSTHVLTNILVSTFNIPIIAAGGIMNGADIAALKKIGAYAVQLGTAFIGCAESAANDHYRQLLKSDAANNTTMTRVISGRPARALDSDFVHWGMNIDNSIIADYPYAYDAIKQVMAIKAKEHNFDIGGYWAGCGAPLARFMPAADLIAQLEQEYFAVIN, from the coding sequence ATGCCAGATAAAAATTGCATGCGTACTGATTTTCCTGATAAGTTCAAAAAAATTGGACGAATAAAAGGTACTATAATGTTTAAGCTGCAAATAAATAGCAATGATTTTCGTTCTACCCTTATTCAAGCACCCATGGCTGGTGTATCCACCCCAAAATTAGCTGCAGCCGTTTGCAATGCTGGTGCACTTGGTTCCCTTGGTATCGGTAATTTAAAGCTAGAAGATGCAGTGTCAATGATTGAGGAAACTAAGGCCTTAACCGATGCACCTTTTAACATAAACTTTTTTTGTCATGAGCCATCAGTTACGCTTGATCCTCAGAAAGACCAGCATTGGCGCAAAGTGTTGAATGATAGATTGTTTGCTGGAAATCCCCAACTCAATAAACCTCTTGAAGCAGTTTATGGTTCCATCAAAAATGATATGCGTTTTGCTGAAGCCATTTGCGATTTGCATCCTAAAATTGTCAGTTTTCATTTTGGTATTCCTAACCCCAATATTCTTGACATTTTTCGCAAAACAGGCGCTACTTTATTAGCTAGCGCAACTAATCTTACCGAAGCCGATTTTATAGCCAAAAACGGCTTTGATGGCATCATTGCGCAAGGTTATGAAGCTGGGGGGCATCGCGGTATTTTCAATCCTGATGATGTTGACGGACAATCTTCAACTCATGTTTTAACTAATATTCTGGTTAGCACATTTAATATTCCTATCATTGCTGCAGGGGGGATTATGAATGGGGCAGATATTGCTGCTTTGAAAAAAATTGGTGCGTATGCCGTGCAGCTTGGCACCGCCTTTATTGGTTGTGCTGAAAGTGCGGCAAATGATCATTATCGACAATTGTTAAAATCAGATGCAGCTAATAATACCACTATGACCCGGGTGATTTCTGGGCGGCCAGCACGTGCACTTGATAGCGATTTTGTCCATTGGGGTATGAATATTGATAATAGCATTATTGCAGACTATCCATATGCCTATGATGCGATAAAGCAGGTGATGGCAATCAAGGCAAAAGAGCATAATTTTGATATTGGTGGGTATTGGGCAGGTTGTGGCGCGCCTTTGGCGCGTTTTATGCCGGCAGCCGACCTCATCGCGCAATTGGAGCAAGAATATTTTGCCGTTATTAATTAA
- the rocF gene encoding arginase: protein MDIRLIGVGIQDGSRRLGCEMGPSAYRAAGIVKALEDLGHNVIDTGNITPTYQSKLHHPNKEIYHLPQVHDWIDVIAERAYQERMQGFPIFMGGDHALSAGSVVGMQRYALEIGKPLFVLWLDAHTDFHTLDSTKSGNLHGTPVAYLSGQKGFEGYYPALAHPVPLKNFCLFGIRSVDSDERIALNKTPITICDMRNIDEFGVSVLLRRFLERVEQAKGILHVSLDVDFLDPSVAPAVGTTVPGGATFREAHLIMELLSDSKLVSSLDLVELNPFLDERGKTATLMMDLAASLMGRRVIDRVTRSYNN, encoded by the coding sequence ATGGATATTCGTCTCATTGGAGTTGGCATACAAGATGGCTCAAGACGGTTGGGCTGCGAGATGGGACCAAGTGCTTATCGTGCCGCTGGCATCGTTAAGGCTTTGGAAGATTTAGGGCACAATGTTATTGACACTGGTAATATAACGCCAACTTATCAGTCAAAGCTTCACCATCCCAATAAGGAAATCTATCATTTACCGCAGGTGCATGATTGGATTGACGTGATTGCGGAGCGTGCCTATCAAGAGCGCATGCAGGGCTTTCCAATATTCATGGGGGGAGACCACGCTTTATCGGCTGGTAGTGTTGTTGGTATGCAACGCTATGCGCTGGAAATTGGTAAACCACTTTTTGTTTTATGGCTTGATGCTCATACAGATTTTCATACGCTTGATAGTACAAAAAGTGGTAATTTACACGGCACACCAGTTGCATACTTAAGCGGACAAAAAGGCTTTGAAGGCTATTATCCTGCGCTTGCACATCCGGTTCCTCTTAAAAATTTCTGCCTTTTTGGCATTCGTAGCGTTGATAGTGATGAACGTATTGCTCTTAACAAAACACCAATTACCATTTGCGATATGCGCAATATTGATGAGTTTGGTGTAAGCGTTTTATTGCGACGCTTTTTGGAGCGTGTTGAGCAAGCCAAAGGCATATTGCATGTCAGCCTCGATGTGGATTTCTTGGATCCATCGGTTGCGCCAGCAGTCGGTACGACCGTGCCTGGTGGTGCAACCTTTCGCGAGGCACATTTGATTATGGAGCTTTTAAGTGACAGCAAATTGGTTTCAAGCCTTGATCTTGTCGAACTTAACCCTTTTCTAGATGAGCGCGGCAAAACTGCAACCTTGATGATGGATCTTGCTGCAAGTTTAATGGGGAGGCGGGTTATTGACCGCGTCACTCGCAGTTATAATAATTAG
- a CDS encoding DMT family transporter produces MNKTALLSFIFLGFIWGTNFVFIKWAYPYFGAAQITLLCVIFGFIPVFFYALYKKALHVSQLRYCHHFIIMALLVMVIYYFAYAEGAIRLPVSTAGLLSGTAPLFTFLCALLFLKEQKITWLNAFAIFIGFCGIALLGNPFAQSDSFDMIGIGYMIIASLSLGVSFVYAQKFLMPLNIPIIASTTYQLGFAIIILLPFIPLNNIAPIFNDPKAWIGLIIGLGLLSTGVAYVAYYYIVEKSGAIFASSIVYVPPIVALALDIFAYHHNVGLNSYLAIILVLAAVALLELDSFKSRAQAF; encoded by the coding sequence ATGAATAAGACTGCACTTTTAAGCTTTATTTTTTTAGGCTTTATCTGGGGAACAAATTTTGTTTTTATAAAATGGGCATATCCCTATTTTGGTGCTGCACAAATAACTTTGCTCTGCGTTATTTTTGGATTTATCCCTGTTTTTTTCTATGCACTTTATAAAAAAGCGTTGCATGTTTCGCAATTGCGTTACTGCCACCATTTCATAATCATGGCATTATTGGTGATGGTCATTTATTATTTTGCTTATGCCGAAGGAGCGATACGCCTACCGGTCAGCACCGCTGGTCTTTTAAGTGGCACTGCACCACTTTTTACTTTTTTATGTGCCCTATTATTTTTAAAAGAGCAAAAAATCACTTGGCTTAATGCTTTTGCCATTTTCATTGGTTTTTGCGGTATTGCACTACTTGGTAATCCCTTTGCGCAAAGCGACTCCTTTGATATGATCGGCATTGGCTATATGATAATCGCGTCATTAAGCCTTGGCGTTTCCTTTGTATATGCACAAAAATTTCTGATGCCGCTCAATATTCCAATCATTGCATCAACGACCTATCAATTGGGGTTTGCAATTATTATCCTTTTGCCGTTCATTCCATTGAATAATATTGCCCCCATTTTTAACGATCCCAAAGCATGGATTGGCCTAATTATCGGTCTTGGTTTATTAAGTACAGGTGTAGCTTACGTCGCCTATTATTATATTGTTGAAAAATCTGGTGCAATTTTTGCCTCCAGTATCGTGTATGTACCACCGATTGTTGCTCTCGCTCTTGATATATTTGCATATCATCACAATGTTGGACTAAATAGCTATTTAGCAATTATTCTTGTACTGGCCGCGGTTGCACTGCTTGAGCTTGATTCATTTAAAAGCCGTGCGCAAGCTTTTTAG